The Nicotiana tabacum cultivar K326 chromosome 1, ASM71507v2, whole genome shotgun sequence genome segment ccacgagctaatcactgtatTCCTTCCAGCGCAAGAGccaaattactttcaaaacatgatgtccgcagttggcaaatcctttttggaagcaatcaaaatgggagaaatggtagagaatggtcttaagataggcaaaattataagtcaagcagtttttaaagccgcaactcaggctgtccgggttgagtctaataatttgagcagcacgaatgagaaggatgaagaaatcatAATGACAACAGGttcgagaagaggtcccaggaaaACACCTCGAAGGTATACGCAACCTCATCAGGTTTcccatgactcccctgagcattactatccacctcagaacacacaatactctgtcgctccacctcagtatgttgtccagccaccaaaacacctcagaaggcgagcacgagcttCACGAAATCTCCAACAGCccccacaaaattttcaggtgccctataacctatatccaagccagaggtataaaggggaacaaaggttgaaagataattttacaccaataggagagtcctatgaaagcttatttgagaagttaaagcattatgacatgatttcACCTATTACTCCAAATAATGTGGACCCacgtgcgagaagctttgacccttctaaaaggtgtgaataccattccaatgcccaggggcacaatgttgaaagctgtcgggatttgaaaagagaaatagaaaggatgatccaggaaaacctgattgtgatccaagacagtgacatccagaatatcgcgcagaatcctttacctgcacatcatgatgcacactttgtggggatgatgcctggtgagatggagtatgagaatcctctcgggaacttactaactgaagttaatgatgttgaaattggagaaggctctgctgattctgatgaacaaatttgtggctaaatgccaagcctagcaattgaaaagtcattccctccgcACTAGGAaagaatcttggtagcttgttttgatattttttctattatctgggttatttcagggttgtgatccagattttatttgttttatcgAGTCAAACCCTTATATCCCTCCATTctatttgtgtgagtcttgtctgtctgttctgttgctattttcattattcaggttattttagggttgtaactcgtattttaggttgcttgtttagttgtaaaaccctttcatcctttactcaataaaatacagtttgtctTTTTGTGTCATTTTGTTCCtagttcttttctcgctagttctaatgacatgacatgcatgcggaaattttggccagatcttaggaactgatttaatctggaattcaataactaaaaaaaaatacttttgagaatgaataaagagttggaatactttggaactaaggtcgagtaaaattcaccttcaaatcattgtgaagatcgggcctgaggatgtttaatcaattgatgtttgttggaaagtttgtcattaagggatgaaaaaatgtcttgtgaccatgacacaccaagaagacagacatgttcgtcaatgctaTGATCACGAAAAGATACCATGTTTGACATTCTtgaggttgggaggccctttttctgctacccaaacactttatatcctttgctaccccttttgagtctgtgttatttttctttgactaccctcttttggaatcaagtttagaaaaAAAAAGTTCATGCCACAAGAGTACAAACTAGGGCAGCTTTTAGAAAGTTCaggtgaaaaaaaaagaagaagaagaaaagaattgtcaaaggtccatgccctcaaaaatagaagctggggcaaacaaaaaaaaagaaaaagtaaaggaaaaaaaaagaaaaaagagaaaaaaaaacagaatgaAAGATGAAAACCAGTTTAGgccagatgtttgaactacgttcgacctgattccttaaaaaggatacgtaggcagcctcacggttcggtccaaccaaataagaatttacaagaaaaagcaaaaaaaaataaatagaaaaatccaaaaatccccagcatctgaaactggggcaaaaattttatttcatttttgaaggagTCGATTCCatgagttgtaagtctacaacccctcattttgagtttattttgagccttcatgccgacctttctttccaaccctatccaaaaaccttccaaataaatacctcccaatatgccttcaagaatgtcaAGAGACGCATGTAATGAGTAATAGTTGTCACACGACGTAGAACATCGTCGAGTTGCTCACaaaaagagggaaagaaaaagaaaaagaaaaatgagagagtcttattagtgaaaaccctcacgggcactgtaagacgacggtaagcagagatgaataaatgagagagacttgttggtgaaaactcctcggggcaccactagccGATAGCGAGTTGTGAAGCTGATGCAAAATTTACACGAACAAGCCCAACTTCAAAGGTcgtaagaatggtaaaagggaagattggattagtttggtaGATCggccgttaagtccaaaatgcatgtcatgatcattaaggctagttattgaaaaaaaaagaaaaaagaactctttcttctgtccttccgacatgggcatttcttgttaatacttgtttgtattgttgtgtcTTTCACTCCAAGtcggtccttgtcaaaacaagcaagaaaagatttcaaaactgctaccagcttttcagttgcacaaagtgaaTTTGGCCAACACACTCAGTTATTactgtcaacatgccttgaggattcatgcaaaggctctccttaaagactcttgtcagcctacttggcgcaagcaaagataacttgtgattctctctgacagacaaattgctcgaaagcaggaagtcattcatGATAGCAGAAAAGGTCACCTAATCAAAGATCTCCAATTGAGATAAGGCTGTTTGAgctgcaaatacaaatggtactggtgtgaaac includes the following:
- the LOC142182725 gene encoding uncharacterized protein LOC142182725 is translated as MDDHELITVFLPAQEPNYFQNMMSAVGKSFLEAIKMGEMVENGLKIGKIISQAVFKAATQAVRVESNNLSSTNEKDEEIIMTTGSRRGPRKTPRRYTQPHQVSHDSPEHYYPPQNTQYSVAPPQYVVQPPKHLRRRARASRNLQQPPQNFQVPYNLYPSQRYKGEQRLKDNFTPIGESYESLFEKLKHYDMISPITPNNVDPRARSFDPSKRCEYHSNAQGHNVESCRDLKREIERMIQENLIVIQDSDIQNIAQNPLPAHHDAHFVGMMPGEMEYENPLGNLLTEVNDVEIGEGSADSDEQICG